In one window of Brassica rapa cultivar Chiifu-401-42 chromosome A07, CAAS_Brap_v3.01, whole genome shotgun sequence DNA:
- the LOC103832350 gene encoding pathogen-related protein isoform X2: protein MASSADAPLESGLSSLRLAADKYRSILNDEKTGNIRWRYGGPPIFDTVNKLFEEERTHVWPEGSLEETVQNAIKSWEMEFSHKIRLQDFKTINPDKFKLFVNGREGLSAEETLRLGSYNALLKTSLPGEFQYYKPEEESFESSHDAFRSALPRGFAFEILSVYSGPPNIAFKFRHWGYFEGDFKGHAPTGEMVQFLGLGVLKVDELLRAEEIEIYYDPGELFGGLLKGPPVLETKTTDTGDNTAEKHSCPFTH from the exons ATGGCTTCTTCTGCGGATGCTCCTCTAGAGAGTGGCCTTTCGTCTCTAAGATTGGCGGCGGATAAGTACCGATCGATCTTGAACGATGAGAAAACTGGAAATATACGGTGGAGGTACGGTGGTCCTCCGATATTTGACACTGTGAACAAGCTCTTCGAAGAAGAAAGAACCCAT GTATGGCCAGAAGGATCCTTGGAAGAGACGGTTCAAAACGCGATCAAGTCATGGGAGATGGAGTTCTCACACAAGATCCGTTTACAAGACTTCAAGACTATAAACCCTGATAAGTTTAAGCTATTTGTCAATG gGAGAGAAGGATTATCGGCTGAAGAAACGCTTAGGCTTGGGAGTTACAATGCTTTGCTCAAGACCTCTTTGCCTGGAGAGTTTCAGTACTATAAACCAGAAGAAGAAAGCTTTGAGTCATCACATGACGCCTTTAGATCTGCTTTACCACGTGGGTTTGCTTTTGAGATACTTTCTGTGTACTCAGGGCCGCCTAATATAGCCTTCAAGTTTAGACACTGGGGATACTTTGAAGGAGATTTCAAAGGCCATGCTCCTACTGGGGAAATGGTTCAGTTCCTAGGCCTAGGAGTTCTAAAG GTTGATGAACTGCTTAGAGCAGAGGAGATTGAGATTTACTATGATCCAGGAGAGCTGTTCGGGGGACTGCTCAAGGGACCTCCTGTATTAGAGACCAAAACCACAGACACTGGAGACAACACTGCAGAGAAACACAGCTGTCCCTTCACACATTAA
- the LOC103832350 gene encoding pathogen-related protein isoform X1 → MASSADAPLESGLSSLRLAADKYRSILNDEKTGNIRWRYGGPPIFDTVNKLFEEERTHRQLSLTLSTSKANMATREEKDKYRSVLNDVGEVQWRYGHPPAFALVNQLFEEGQTKVWPEGSLEETVQNAIKSWEMEFSHKIRLQDFKTINPDKFKLFVNGREGLSAEETLRLGSYNALLKTSLPGEFQYYKPEEESFESSHDAFRSALPRGFAFEILSVYSGPPNIAFKFRHWGYFEGDFKGHAPTGEMVQFLGLGVLKVDELLRAEEIEIYYDPGELFGGLLKGPPVLETKTTDTGDNTAEKHSCPFTH, encoded by the exons ATGGCTTCTTCTGCGGATGCTCCTCTAGAGAGTGGCCTTTCGTCTCTAAGATTGGCGGCGGATAAGTACCGATCGATCTTGAACGATGAGAAAACTGGAAATATACGGTGGAGGTACGGTGGTCCTCCGATATTTGACACTGTGAACAAGCTCTTCGAAGAAGAAAGAACCCAT AGACAACTAAGCCTAACTCTCTCTACATCAAAAGCTAATATGGCTACAAGGGAAGAGAAAGATAAGTATAGATCAGTCCTTAACGATGTAGGAGAGGTCCAATGGAGGTATGGTCACCCTCCAGCTTTTGCTCTTGTGAACCAGCTCTTTGAAGAAGGCCAGACCAAG GTATGGCCAGAAGGATCCTTGGAAGAGACGGTTCAAAACGCGATCAAGTCATGGGAGATGGAGTTCTCACACAAGATCCGTTTACAAGACTTCAAGACTATAAACCCTGATAAGTTTAAGCTATTTGTCAATG gGAGAGAAGGATTATCGGCTGAAGAAACGCTTAGGCTTGGGAGTTACAATGCTTTGCTCAAGACCTCTTTGCCTGGAGAGTTTCAGTACTATAAACCAGAAGAAGAAAGCTTTGAGTCATCACATGACGCCTTTAGATCTGCTTTACCACGTGGGTTTGCTTTTGAGATACTTTCTGTGTACTCAGGGCCGCCTAATATAGCCTTCAAGTTTAGACACTGGGGATACTTTGAAGGAGATTTCAAAGGCCATGCTCCTACTGGGGAAATGGTTCAGTTCCTAGGCCTAGGAGTTCTAAAG GTTGATGAACTGCTTAGAGCAGAGGAGATTGAGATTTACTATGATCCAGGAGAGCTGTTCGGGGGACTGCTCAAGGGACCTCCTGTATTAGAGACCAAAACCACAGACACTGGAGACAACACTGCAGAGAAACACAGCTGTCCCTTCACACATTAA
- the LOC103832354 gene encoding protein MHF2 homolog, with the protein MDANNAFDSDLIHAIFKHIWARRFRERERSDAIDATDAEVALGTSKKNRLASANANALKLSCELLKSFVSEAVQRAAIIAEAEGMDKIEASHLERILPQLLLDF; encoded by the exons ATGGACGCCAACAATGCTTTCGATTCT GATCTGATTCACGCCATCTTCAAGCACATTTGGGCGCGAAGATTTCGCG AAAGAGAGAGGAGTGATGCAATTGATGCTACAGACGCAGAG GTTGCTTTGGGAACATCCAAGAAGAACAGACTTGCTTCTG cgAATGCAAATGCTCTGAAACTTAGCTGTGAGCTTCTCAAGAGTTTTGTCTCAG AGGCTGTGCAGCGCGCAGCTATAATTGCTGAAGCTGAGGGGATGGATAAGATTGAAGCGAGTCATTTGGAGAGGATTCTTCCTCAGCTTCTTTTAGACTTTTAA